The nucleotide window CTCCCGGCTTGCAAGCTTGACAACAAAATGTCTTTTTGTGTAGATTGCACATCACTGTGTCTCCGAACAACCGACTTCACTGGTGCAACATTGTTATTACGACATTCAATTTCATCGATTATGGCTAAAATGTTCGGTTTTGTTCTGGCCGCTTCGACAGGACTATTTTCCTCTACTCTGGAAAGAGATGAGAATAACTGCGCACTATCCAGTGATTTCATTGGCCGAAGAGCTGGCTTTTTGAAACCATGACTTCTCAAACAGGGTATTTTTGCAACCAGCTCACAGATTACGTTCCATGTTTTAACctacaaaataatttacaatagaCATTTAAAGCACAGTCAAGCAATCACATAGCAATAACAGGCAAGTGACAAGTATCTTGGACAAAAACACTTGGGGTTTGTTGTACTAAATATCCGTTGTTTTGCGTGTGTTctctgtttgttttctttagttgCTTTGTTGTTCcattttatcattttcttttagtCTTGCCGAAGGCAAGGCTTAAGTGCTTATTGTAATTTAGATAACGCGTCTTGTCTACAAAGCGAATCTGATAAATTAATTCTTTTTCCTCAAACAAAATACGCCAAAGGCATTTGGAACTATTATCGTTCTCTACTTGTTTTTCTGGTTTCCTTTCTAAGGTCCTCTAcggaaattaattaaaattttgatttaagTCTGTTTCCTTCCTAACAGGTCTGATGGAAAACAGTCATTCAAAATGACAAAAGTATTTCAAATAGTTTGGCTGCTGCCTCAAGttttagaaataaaacaaacaaattcgtGTTTCAGAGCCTGTGAAAACGCGTGAAAATAactaaaagcaaacaaagaatatatgcaaaatttggattAAAGCAAATGCAAATGAGAGTTTCCAAAACATTCAAAAATCAACGCTCAAACTACGTGTGTGCTGTTTGGCTCAAGTGCGATATAATTTTGATATAACGCATTTTATTAAAATCGCCTGCACGTGTGAAACAAAGAGATTTCCTTTAGCGATTATCGTTAATCCCTTGCTGGCTGCAATTATGGCTTTTTCTCTATTTGCCGAAGAGCCTTTTATTAATCCGCAGCTGAGTAGGAAACGAAAGTGATTGCACTGGTTACTTACGTTTTCCCATAAAAATTCCCGCCTTGGCCGCCtcaaagaaaaaacattgtCCATGCGGTCTCCAACTACGTTCCCCAGCGTAGAAATGAGCGCGTTTCCTGCCATGGCGATTTTCATGTTATTCGACACGACAAAGCTGAACGGCATTACTTGGAAGAAAATTTCACAAGATAAAGTGCGACTTTCCCGCACGGACAACATATCCGGTAAAAGGGGCTTAAAAGCAGTGTTATCAAAATTGACCCTATAGATAGCATGACAACCAATTTCAGAGGAGAGAACCTCAAGCACTTTTATCTCGAGTGCTATGCCATAAAAAGCTCTTGCGACCTCCATGATTTGTCCTATAACGTAGCGATAAAATCCATTTCGTTTGGATTTGTAATGTAGCAGCAAGCCAGCCGATGTTTCTTCCGTGCAATAAAACGACGGTGACATTAGCTTCGGGTAACCAAACCGCATATGTTCGTGCAAATTATCAATACCGCTCAAAAAGTCCCGGAAATGTCTCCCACTAACTTTGATTATCCTATCATAACCGTAATTGCTGAAAAACTTAACGAAGCAAACTCCAAAGAATTGAATAAAATCATCACGGTTCATGTTATTTTGTTTACCAATAACCTCCGATGCTGCACCGGCGATATCTATCATGAGGTTGTCTGGATAACGCTCGTGGGTAACAAATACATGCTTTTTAACTCCAGCTCGCAAACGGATCAAATTCCAAGTCTTTTCGCCGTATTTTTCCTTCAGGAAGTGCTCCACGCTTTCCAATAGCATTCCGTACATGGCGTATCATCTAAACTGCACCATTCTTGTTTGGCTTCTCGTAGGTGTGAATAAAACGAAAAACAGATATCAGTAATAACACCAATCAGGAATAAGCAATACCCGCATCATTTAAAATTCCGAAAGCTGGTTAATTTCCAGCAAATAGCGAGTTCGTCGTGGCCCTGTATGTTTACATGAGGCGTTTAACTTTTGGCAAGGGAAAACTGCGCTTGTGCACTCTTCACTTAAACACAGATAAACTTCACGCACAAATGTTTATGCTTCATGGGTGAATTAAACTTTCTGATGCGTTACGCGCGCAAACACCTGGACGTTGTACTCCTTTTTACCAAAAAGTAATTACAAACTTTTCAATCTTTATTTTTTACGATTTCTATTCTAATTATGTAGCTTCAACTGTcaactccaaggaaattgtattTCCCGTACAGAAAAGCTTAAACGGTTCCAGGGATTAAAAGATGCAATAACCTTAAAAATAGCTATCAGGTCTGAATAGcgaattgtttattttttattttttatattttgtgtTTCAGGTTTTCATTGCATTATATATTTTTGCCTGAGCTTTTTCTCCGACAAGGCTGTTTTTAATAACTGAGTTGAAGTTTAATTTTTTGGCTTTCGTTATTTCTGCCTCGTGACACAAAAGCGCAAACTAATTATAGATTCGCGAAGTAAAGAATTACGAAGGTCCATGGTAAATTGCTGCGGTAACAGGCAGCCAAATTTGCATTTAGAGTGCAAGAATCAAATAACACCGCTCGTCAACATACAGTAGGAAATTTTATAAGAGATTTCCTCTTAGTAACATTTCAATTGTGGTAAACGACACTACCGTGTAGCTAAGATTATTATATAACGGTAAACACCCTCTTCGCTCGTTTGAATTTTAAAAGCTCCTTATTATGAAAGGCTGATAATTGATAAAATTCCAACATGAATCAAGCTGGCCTGGTGGATTGGAACACAATAATTATACTCGGGATCGATTCCTTAATTTCTCCCTGTGATGTTCGCCGCGTCACAACTTTACGTTTGATTTCACCAAGTAATTTGGTGTTCTTTTGAGTCTCTCCGATGAGTAGAGCACTGCTACATAGAAATTAGCCTGCGAGAGTCTTTAATCAAAAAACAAAGAGAGTCTCTCTCATTTTCCACGCTAGTTCCTGAAGCAGGCGGGATAAAGAGGGAGTCCCGCAACGGGACTGGGCTAATAGTTTGTGGTAACGCGAAAAATTGACAGGAGGGAAATGAAGAAATTAGCCAGAGCTACTAACGTCAAAATGGAGTTTTTAGAGAACCACGAGTATTTCAACTTGTTATTACAAAATATAATTTACAAGTGCGTCAATCATTAGCAAACGAGGAATGGTGATTATGTATATTTGCCATACTCCAGTGAGGTATGTGAAATATTTGAACATATATGTAACCCCGTGACCTGACCTTTCACTATTCAACGATAATTTAGCGGTAAATACTCTCACATTATCACATTATCACATTGTTTGGTCCCTTGGACTTCGATGAAAGGTAAAGTTGCctttgtgaaaagtgaaatattttggGTTTAGCCCATACGTCAGCTGTGATTATGTAATCCCAGAGCTCTCTAGAGGTCATGAAAAAATTCTTGAACTTTTTCGCGTTTCCTTTACTTGTAAAAAAATCTGACACGATTCTTAGAAAAAATGCAACATTGTGGCACCTATTTGGTGTAAGACGCAGTAGTGATATCGTAGAAGCTTATTCCTCAGTTGCATTGGATATAAACCGCTTCAACAGCGGTGTTCACTAAAAATAGTGATAGTAGTGCACTTGGTCGATTGAAATCTTAAAGCAATTCTTCGAAACTACTATGTCTCAAACCTGCTTTCAACTGAATCAATTCTTTCCATTTTCGACCAACCATAGCATCAATTGTAACTGATTTGAAGGTCAATGCGGGACGCAGAGAATGTTGTATGCGTTTTTCCGCTTGTCGCGCTTTGTCTATGAGGCGTAGTTTATTGGAATTTATAAAACGTGCCGATAAAatcatttcattgttttacctATCATCATGCAAGTTGACGTTTACCGCTcgctagaaagaaaaaaaattccaaaatgtAAGCAAGCACACTGACTCGTTACCATGTTGAGAGTGGTTAAGTTGGCTACGTAGCTAAATGTCGTGGCTTAATTATCCGTAAATTTTGCGTAAGTCATCAGAATTTAGACCTTTTCGTCTCAATTCAGTGATTTCACGAACCGAGGTCTGTTTATTTAAATAGCTACAGTGCTAGGATGCCTTGTCTCATAGACAGTATTAttataaagaaaacaaacgaaatGCGATCTGGGTGTCGCAGAAACTACTAAAGGCCAGGTCCATGGGATGAGCAAATGGAAAGACatttatttgtttcaatttCTTAATGCTTTCCACAACCTTTATTAAACACAGATGTGATTGTAGAAGGTTTTCTTTTAACTTGTGTTGACGAAGACATTAGTTTAGTTATCAAAACTGATATTATTATAGACATTCTTTTCTTTAGTACCGGCGTGAGCTGCGTAACTGAAAGTATTGGCATGTTCATAATTTGGGTATTgcgtaattttaaaatgtgttGCTCAGTTAATGAATACCTGTGGCAAGATAACAGGCATGAACATCAATTTGAAGTGTTGAAAACCGCGATGTTTTGATTGTAATTTTTCCCCCGTTGGAAATTAGATGTTGCGTAAAACGTTGAGAATACTATAAAATTAAACGCGGCCAGTTTTGCATCATTCAGTTAATTGCAAAAGTTTTGACCTAAGATCTTTATTGGCATCTATTTTCCatccataatatttttaaaaaaggcTGAAAAAAGAAGTTGTCACGACGGCATTACACCAGCCCCATGATGTAGCTGGCCATCACCTTTAATAGGCAAGCGCAAAACCGTATCACCCGGGCAGGTATCATGCAGGCAACTCTGGACAGTTGTTTCGGTCTTGTGAGGCCTCATCAGCATGGTATCATGATAGCCAATATACTTGCCGAGTCGggttttattacatattatgtgtggatatcagtgtgataaagccgtgactaaaaatgatacccgtgaagtgatatgatatcattttactgcagtgaaatgatatcatatcacttcacgggtttgattgaattgtccaatcaaatagactgtaataatttggttggaccactcgggttgcacgttttatttaagCTGGcacctggcgtcaaatttggcgggaacaATTATTTTGAGTTTTATCAaagctttcttgtacttcaacttggtaaacaaattattacatgtgaGGAGCCTGATACCCTTTTCATTCAATGGTTTTTAATTTCATATCgttcactcgctcgaagactcgctcgttctcGATAAGACGCGAAAAATTCGTGCATTAAAACAACATCAGGCTCTTCAAGGCCGGATCTAGGATTttg belongs to Acropora muricata isolate sample 2 chromosome 9, ASM3666990v1, whole genome shotgun sequence and includes:
- the LOC136927871 gene encoding soluble guanylate cyclase 88E-like; this translates as MYGMLLESVEHFLKEKYGEKTWNLIRLRAGVKKHVFVTHERYPDNLMIDIAGAASEVIGKQNNMNRDDFIQFFGVCFVKFFSNYGYDRIIKVSGRHFRDFLSGIDNLHEHMRFGYPKLMSPSFYCTEETSAGLLLHYKSKRNGFYRYVIGQIMEVARAFYGIALEIKVLEVLSSEIGCHAIYRVNFDNTAFKPLLPDMLSVRESRTLSCEIFFQVMPFSFVVSNNMKIAMAGNALISTLGNVVGDRMDNVFSLRRPRREFLWENVKTWNVICELVAKIPCLRSHGFKKPALRPMKSLDSAQLFSSLSRVEENSPVEAARTKPNILAIIDEIECRNNNVAPVKSVVRRHSDVQSTQKDILLSSLQAGRDSYTNKLVRQLHLRGQVKYLKENDLVLFICSPMIANLDEMARSGMYMSDLGLYGSSQEMVLSGIQSLPQLEYARDQLLDRGKSLEESLEKLEQERQRSEQLLCRMMPKAVVDRLKEGQRAVETCEHFDSVTIMFSYLDGFDNICSKVMPMEVVNLVNKMFLTFDNLSEKHDVYKFETLGDAQYMVVNGIPVRKEQHTEPVAAMALDIVQSMDDLKDPSTGGPLTITIGMHTGPVAAGLVGEKTPQYCLFGDSVNIAARLRTTCLPMRIQISESCNEALKGTDFQTELRGQIELKGRGKTRTYWLTGRKSDSHTPEVSAIR